One window from the genome of [Mycobacterium] stephanolepidis encodes:
- a CDS encoding HhH-GPD family protein codes for MSWFDVAERDLPWRHPEATPWHILISEVMLQQTPVSRVEPVWREWVARWPVPSAMAKTSVAEVLRAWGKLGYPRRAMRLHECATVLARDYGDQVPDDVETLLTLPGVGAYTARAIACFGYGQRVPVVDTNVRRVIARVVHGVADSAPSVRDLRDAEALLPVDNGARFSAALMELGALVCTARAPQCPLCPLSSCTWHEAGRPELDTPARPVQKFAGTDRQVRGRLLDVLRGSSIPVTRAQLDVVWLSDIAQRDRALDSLLVDGLVEQTTDGRFALAGEGG; via the coding sequence TTGAGCTGGTTTGATGTCGCCGAACGAGACCTTCCGTGGCGCCATCCGGAGGCGACGCCGTGGCACATCCTCATCAGCGAGGTGATGCTCCAGCAGACCCCGGTGTCCCGGGTGGAACCGGTGTGGCGGGAATGGGTAGCACGCTGGCCGGTTCCGTCCGCGATGGCGAAAACCTCTGTGGCAGAAGTGCTACGCGCTTGGGGAAAGCTGGGATACCCGCGCCGCGCCATGCGCTTACACGAGTGCGCCACGGTGCTGGCTCGCGACTATGGCGACCAGGTACCCGACGACGTGGAGACATTGCTGACACTGCCCGGAGTCGGGGCGTACACCGCGCGGGCCATTGCCTGCTTCGGCTATGGACAGCGAGTTCCGGTGGTGGACACCAACGTTCGCCGTGTGATCGCGCGGGTGGTCCACGGCGTCGCCGACTCCGCACCATCGGTGCGAGACCTGCGAGACGCCGAGGCATTACTCCCCGTCGACAACGGGGCACGGTTCTCGGCGGCACTCATGGAGTTGGGCGCGCTGGTGTGCACCGCCCGTGCACCGCAGTGCCCGCTGTGTCCGCTCAGTTCCTGCACGTGGCACGAGGCGGGCCGACCCGAATTGGATACACCCGCGCGGCCGGTGCAGAAATTCGCCGGTACGGATCGCCAGGTACGGGGCCGATTGCTGGATGTGTTACGCGGCAGCAGTATTCCTGTGACGCGGGCACAGCTCGACGTGGTGTGGCTGTCTGACATAGCCCAACGCGACCGCGCGCTGGACTCCTTGCTGGTCGACGGATTGGTTGAGCAGACAACGGACGGTCGCTTCGCCCTGGCCGGCGAGGGCGGCTAG
- a CDS encoding FecCD family ABC transporter permease encodes MLAAQRGRPVFLAAVGGLAALLLLSVTALAFGTADVPWRDCLHFLWAGATGGSVPAADAANYRIVVESRLPRVILAILVGAGLAVVGVLVQAMVRNALADPYVLGISSGASVGATAVVVYGVLGTLGVYALSLSASLGALAATALVYQIARTPQGLIPLRLVLVGTAVGYGLSAVTTVLVFLAPNGEAARSVMFWLLGSLGASSWDKVPVALAATVIGFLCVAGLARQLNALAMGDEVSASLGLHAGRFRVALFVLSAAMTGCFVSICGAIGFVGLVIPHAARLLVGADHRRVLIVAPVLGACFLVAADLVARTAIPPQELPLGAITAAVGVPVFVGLMRRRAMSAGAVG; translated from the coding sequence ATGCTCGCAGCACAGCGCGGACGGCCGGTGTTCCTGGCTGCGGTCGGCGGTCTGGCAGCGCTACTGCTGCTGTCGGTGACGGCACTCGCCTTCGGCACCGCCGACGTGCCATGGCGCGACTGTCTGCATTTCCTCTGGGCGGGTGCGACCGGCGGCTCGGTGCCGGCCGCCGACGCCGCGAACTACCGAATCGTTGTCGAGTCCCGGCTGCCGCGGGTGATTCTCGCGATCCTCGTCGGTGCGGGGCTGGCCGTGGTGGGTGTGCTCGTGCAGGCCATGGTCCGCAACGCACTGGCCGATCCGTACGTTCTGGGCATCTCCTCGGGCGCCTCGGTGGGGGCCACCGCGGTCGTGGTCTACGGAGTACTCGGCACCCTCGGCGTGTACGCACTCTCACTTTCGGCCTCATTGGGGGCGCTCGCAGCAACCGCGCTTGTCTACCAAATCGCCCGTACCCCACAGGGTCTGATACCTCTGCGGCTGGTACTGGTGGGCACTGCGGTGGGGTATGGCCTGTCCGCGGTGACAACCGTGCTGGTGTTCTTGGCGCCGAACGGCGAAGCGGCGCGCAGTGTGATGTTCTGGCTGCTCGGCAGCTTGGGGGCGTCGTCATGGGACAAGGTGCCGGTAGCGCTCGCGGCGACCGTGATCGGCTTCCTGTGCGTTGCAGGGCTCGCACGCCAGCTCAACGCCCTCGCCATGGGTGACGAGGTGAGCGCGTCGCTGGGTTTGCACGCCGGCCGCTTCAGGGTGGCGCTGTTCGTGCTGTCCGCCGCCATGACCGGATGTTTTGTATCCATCTGCGGAGCAATCGGATTCGTGGGGCTGGTCATTCCACACGCGGCGCGGTTGCTGGTCGGGGCGGATCATCGGCGGGTCTTGATCGTGGCTCCGGTGCTGGGCGCATGCTTCCTTGTGGCCGCCGACCTCGTTGCACGGACCGCGATTCCGCCGCAAGAACTGCCCCTGGGGGCGATCACGGCGGCAGTCGGAGTACCCGTCTTCGTCGGGTTGATGCGTCGCCGTGCGATGTCCGCAGGAGCGGTGGGCTGA
- a CDS encoding alpha/beta fold hydrolase produces MDHDRLFDQGGLSRAAGAPSIVLVHGLMGRGSTWSRQLPWLRELGRVYTYDAPWHRGRDVVDAQPISTERYVQALAKAVRELDGPALLVGHSMGGLHSWCLAAEHPELVSGLVVEDMAPDFVGGTTGPWEPWLYSWPDVFTSAADVTERFGAVAGQYFLEAFDRVPGGWRLHGPIDKWIATAAEWGVRDFWDQWRQVRCPSLLMEASVTVAPPGQMTKMAEIGWKSTYVKVEGAGHLIHDDAPEHYRAAVCEFVATIAAG; encoded by the coding sequence ATGGACCACGACCGCCTGTTCGATCAAGGCGGTCTGTCTAGAGCTGCGGGGGCACCGTCGATCGTGCTCGTGCACGGTCTGATGGGACGCGGGAGCACCTGGTCGCGGCAATTGCCCTGGCTGCGAGAGCTGGGCCGGGTGTACACCTATGACGCACCGTGGCATCGAGGGCGGGACGTCGTTGATGCCCAACCGATTTCAACTGAGCGTTATGTCCAGGCGCTCGCGAAGGCGGTGCGCGAGCTTGACGGTCCGGCTCTGCTCGTCGGGCACTCCATGGGCGGGTTGCATTCGTGGTGCCTGGCCGCCGAGCATCCGGAGCTGGTGTCGGGACTGGTCGTGGAGGACATGGCCCCCGATTTCGTCGGGGGCACCACGGGGCCGTGGGAACCCTGGCTGTACTCCTGGCCGGACGTCTTCACGTCGGCCGCGGATGTCACCGAAAGGTTCGGAGCCGTTGCGGGACAGTATTTCCTGGAGGCGTTTGACCGGGTGCCCGGCGGCTGGCGCTTGCACGGCCCCATCGACAAATGGATAGCCACGGCTGCGGAATGGGGAGTGCGTGACTTCTGGGATCAGTGGCGGCAGGTGCGTTGTCCGTCGCTACTGATGGAGGCGTCAGTGACCGTGGCGCCGCCCGGGCAGATGACCAAGATGGCCGAAATAGGCTGGAAATCAACCTATGTGAAGGTTGAGGGGGCCGGGCATCTGATTCACGACGACGCGCCCGAGCACTATCGGGCTGCCGTTTGCGAGTTCGTCGCCACAATCGCGGCCGGGTAA
- the mhuD gene encoding mycobilin-forming heme oxygenase MhuD has translation MSVVKINAIEIPEGAGPELEKRFAHRAGAVENQPGFLGFQLLRPVKGEDRYFVVTQWESEEAFQAWATGPAVEAHAGQQAKPVAKGAHLLEFEVVLDVTGAAAKA, from the coding sequence ATGTCCGTGGTGAAGATCAACGCAATCGAGATCCCCGAGGGTGCAGGTCCGGAGCTGGAGAAGCGGTTCGCTCACCGCGCCGGAGCAGTGGAGAACCAGCCGGGATTCCTGGGCTTTCAGCTGCTGCGCCCCGTCAAGGGCGAAGACCGCTACTTCGTGGTCACCCAGTGGGAATCCGAAGAGGCCTTCCAGGCCTGGGCCACCGGTCCGGCGGTCGAAGCACATGCCGGCCAGCAGGCCAAGCCCGTGGCCAAGGGCGCCCACCTGTTGGAGTTCGAGGTTGTGCTCGACGTGACCGGGGCCGCCGCCAAGGCGTGA
- a CDS encoding CbtB domain-containing protein produces the protein MAHTTSASHPVAVSIPQAALWLSVTTLFGLLAYYFIGIDQGAVSIFGSDMHVHEFVHDARHLLGFPCH, from the coding sequence ATGGCACACACAACGTCCGCCAGCCATCCGGTTGCGGTGTCGATTCCCCAGGCTGCGCTGTGGTTGAGCGTGACCACCCTCTTCGGGCTGCTCGCCTATTACTTCATCGGCATCGACCAGGGTGCGGTGTCGATCTTCGGTAGCGATATGCACGTTCACGAGTTCGTGCATGACGCCCGCCATCTGCTCGGCTTCCCCTGCCACTAG
- a CDS encoding helix-turn-helix domain-containing protein, with amino-acid sequence MLRSVATLVLDRVAVFEFGVLCEVFGLDRTSDGVPNFDFRVCGVEPGVPLRTTVGASLIPDCGLDGLADADLVALPARTYTEGYPPEALEAVRAAADRGATVLTVCSGVFIAGAAGLLDGRRCTTHWMYTDELARRHPTATVDRDVLFVDDGDLITSAGTAAGIDACLHLVRRELGSEITNKIARRMVVPPQRAGGQRQFIPQPVPDVDTNGFGGLFDWLIENIDQTHTVADLAARVHMSTRTFARKFTDQTGVTPLRWIIDQRVLLARRLLEETDLDIDAVAARSGFGTAILLRHHFRRGVGITPTDYRKTFAVAVG; translated from the coding sequence ATGTTGCGTTCGGTGGCGACGCTGGTCCTCGATCGGGTCGCCGTTTTCGAGTTCGGTGTTCTGTGCGAGGTCTTCGGGCTCGACCGCACCAGTGACGGCGTTCCCAATTTCGACTTTCGGGTGTGCGGCGTGGAACCCGGTGTTCCGCTGCGCACGACGGTCGGGGCCTCACTGATTCCCGATTGCGGGCTCGACGGGCTCGCCGATGCCGATCTAGTGGCACTGCCGGCGCGTACCTACACCGAGGGGTACCCGCCGGAGGCGCTGGAGGCGGTGCGCGCCGCGGCAGACCGCGGCGCCACAGTGCTCACCGTCTGCTCAGGCGTCTTTATCGCGGGTGCGGCAGGGCTGTTGGATGGTCGTCGCTGCACCACGCACTGGATGTACACCGATGAGCTGGCCCGCCGGCATCCAACGGCGACGGTGGACCGCGATGTGTTGTTCGTCGATGACGGTGACCTGATCACCAGCGCGGGGACCGCCGCGGGCATCGATGCCTGCCTGCATCTGGTCCGCCGCGAGCTGGGCAGCGAGATCACCAACAAGATCGCGCGACGCATGGTGGTGCCGCCGCAGCGCGCGGGTGGTCAGCGTCAGTTCATCCCCCAGCCAGTACCCGACGTGGATACCAACGGCTTTGGCGGACTGTTCGATTGGCTCATCGAAAACATCGACCAGACGCATACGGTCGCCGATCTTGCCGCGCGCGTACATATGTCGACCCGCACGTTCGCCCGAAAGTTCACCGATCAGACCGGGGTGACGCCGCTGCGCTGGATCATCGACCAGCGGGTACTCCTGGCCCGGCGACTGTTGGAGGAGACGGATCTTGATATCGATGCCGTCGCGGCGCGCAGCGGTTTCGGTACGGCGATCCTGTTGCGCCATCATTTCCGCCGCGGTGTCGGGATCACACCCACCGATTACCGCAAGACCTTCGCGGTGGCGGTCGGCTAG
- a CDS encoding carbonic anhydrase: MTADPRSAWKALKEGNQRFVGGFPQHPSQSITRRAELANGQNPNVLLFGCSDSRVAAEIIFDQGLGDMFIVRTAGQVIDSAVLGSIEYAVAVLGVPLIAILGHDSCGAVGATVAALDTGEVPGGYIRDLVVRVMPSILGGRKDGLSRIDEFEARHVEETGTKLLQRSQVVADAVKANKLAIVYLTYKLADGRIVLHGHVGDIGE, from the coding sequence ATGACAGCTGATCCGAGGTCCGCCTGGAAGGCACTCAAAGAGGGTAACCAGCGTTTTGTGGGTGGCTTTCCGCAGCATCCGAGTCAGAGCATTACGCGTCGGGCCGAGCTGGCCAATGGCCAGAACCCCAATGTGTTGTTGTTCGGGTGTTCGGATAGTCGGGTGGCGGCGGAGATCATTTTCGATCAGGGCCTGGGCGATATGTTCATCGTGCGCACCGCCGGTCAGGTGATCGACTCGGCTGTCCTGGGCTCCATCGAGTACGCGGTGGCGGTGCTGGGTGTGCCGTTGATCGCGATCCTGGGCCACGACTCCTGTGGCGCGGTGGGGGCCACGGTGGCCGCTCTGGACACCGGAGAGGTGCCAGGCGGGTACATCCGGGACCTGGTGGTGCGGGTGATGCCCTCGATCCTGGGGGGCCGCAAGGACGGACTGTCGCGCATCGATGAATTCGAGGCCCGCCACGTCGAAGAGACCGGCACCAAACTCCTGCAGCGCTCACAGGTGGTCGCCGACGCGGTCAAGGCCAACAAGCTCGCCATCGTGTACCTGACCTACAAACTGGCCGACGGACGCATCGTTTTACACGGCCACGTCGGCGACATCGGCGAGTAA
- a CDS encoding serine hydrolase, with amino-acid sequence MCTVAVVALSVGSTAGCGIKLRQVPHGDVDTSTPPGLRSQQLIDMLNSNWPIGKQGVATLAAANKVDDYTEIMTKLWVDRPYKVSSVDLAANSSTVHLIAPYGANVDIGLRTNDKGDVDRLVPYQQPPTIADWSDIDTALSASGGRYSYRASKIVNGQCEQVAGTNTSESMPLASVFKLYVLLATGTAINAGTLTWDEQLTVTDRGKALGSSMDKLPTGSTVSVRTAAQKMISVSDNMGTDMLINRLGRQAIEKALADGGHHDPASMTPFPTMHELFNIGWGIPDVRQQWKDATTPAQRGQMLAEADTHDYKLDPDRTTTPASKFGIEWYGSAEDICRVHAALQKVAVGAAAPVRDILSAEPGIDLHSENWRYIGAKGGNLPGDLTFSWYAEDRHHQPYVVSFQLNWDRAFGPGAAGWVIGLAKGVFKKLG; translated from the coding sequence GTGTGCACGGTGGCCGTGGTGGCGTTGTCGGTGGGCAGCACAGCGGGGTGTGGCATCAAACTGCGACAGGTGCCGCACGGTGATGTCGATACAAGCACGCCTCCGGGGCTGCGCTCGCAACAGCTCATCGACATGTTGAATTCGAACTGGCCGATCGGCAAGCAAGGCGTGGCGACATTGGCCGCCGCCAACAAGGTCGACGACTACACCGAGATCATGACCAAGCTGTGGGTGGACCGGCCGTACAAGGTGAGCTCGGTGGATCTCGCCGCGAACAGCTCCACCGTCCATCTGATCGCTCCATACGGCGCCAATGTGGACATCGGGCTGCGTACCAATGACAAGGGAGATGTCGACAGGCTGGTCCCGTACCAGCAGCCCCCGACGATCGCCGACTGGTCCGATATCGACACCGCGCTGTCCGCGTCGGGCGGGCGGTACTCCTACCGGGCCTCCAAGATCGTCAACGGACAGTGCGAGCAGGTCGCCGGAACCAACACCTCCGAATCTATGCCACTGGCTTCGGTTTTCAAGCTCTACGTGCTGTTGGCCACCGGTACCGCGATCAACGCGGGCACCCTCACATGGGATGAGCAACTCACCGTCACCGATCGCGGCAAGGCACTCGGAAGCTCGATGGACAAGCTGCCGACGGGCTCGACGGTCTCGGTGCGCACCGCCGCTCAGAAAATGATTTCGGTGAGCGACAACATGGGCACCGACATGCTGATCAACCGCCTGGGTCGCCAAGCGATCGAAAAGGCCCTCGCCGACGGCGGACATCATGACCCGGCGTCGATGACCCCCTTCCCCACCATGCACGAGCTGTTCAACATCGGCTGGGGCATACCGGATGTCCGTCAGCAATGGAAGGACGCCACCACACCCGCACAGCGCGGTCAGATGCTCGCCGAGGCGGACACCCACGACTACAAGCTGGATCCGGACCGGACCACCACGCCCGCATCGAAATTCGGTATCGAGTGGTACGGCAGCGCCGAGGACATCTGCCGTGTGCACGCGGCACTGCAGAAGGTCGCCGTGGGCGCGGCGGCCCCGGTCCGCGACATTCTGTCCGCAGAACCCGGTATCGACCTACACAGCGAGAACTGGCGCTACATCGGCGCCAAGGGCGGCAATCTGCCCGGTGACCTTACGTTCAGCTGGTACGCCGAGGATCGCCACCATCAGCCGTATGTGGTGAGCTTCCAACTCAATTGGGATCGCGCATTCGGTCCTGGCGCGGCCGGGTGGGTGATCGGCCTGGCCAAGGGCGTCTTCAAGAAGCTGGGATGA
- a CDS encoding CbtA family protein — protein sequence MEKSIILRGLGFGAWGGLLSFIFGWIFVEPVINRAISYEEGRGEAQSALDEAAGVHARHEGAELFSRLAQANAGLALGVIGFGIAMGALFAVAYVVAIGRVGNLSPRAQALAVAGGLFLVLYVVPFLKFPANPPAASAEGTIKERTGYFVLMIVVAAIALAVALWVGRKLSQRVDTWTATLAAAAVFVVLVGLVIAVTPGFVEAPQPLLDADGKIVYPGFPAHDLYLFRLYSFTTQAIMWATIGIGFATVIGRKPVNAEAAVTG from the coding sequence ATGGAAAAGTCAATAATTCTGCGCGGCTTAGGCTTCGGCGCATGGGGTGGATTGCTGTCCTTCATCTTCGGATGGATCTTCGTCGAGCCCGTCATCAACAGGGCCATCTCCTACGAGGAGGGCCGAGGCGAGGCGCAGTCCGCACTCGACGAGGCGGCCGGTGTCCACGCCCGTCATGAGGGTGCGGAACTGTTCAGCCGTCTCGCGCAGGCAAATGCGGGCTTGGCACTCGGTGTCATCGGATTCGGAATCGCGATGGGCGCACTGTTCGCGGTGGCCTATGTGGTGGCGATCGGGCGCGTCGGCAACCTCAGTCCGCGTGCGCAGGCGCTAGCCGTCGCCGGTGGTCTGTTCCTGGTGTTGTATGTGGTGCCGTTCCTGAAGTTCCCGGCCAATCCGCCTGCGGCAAGCGCCGAGGGCACCATCAAGGAGCGCACCGGGTACTTCGTGCTGATGATCGTGGTCGCGGCGATCGCACTCGCGGTGGCGCTATGGGTGGGCCGAAAGCTCTCCCAGCGCGTGGATACCTGGACGGCCACGCTCGCCGCCGCCGCGGTGTTCGTCGTGCTGGTCGGGCTCGTCATCGCAGTTACGCCCGGATTTGTCGAGGCGCCGCAACCGCTGCTCGATGCCGACGGGAAGATCGTCTATCCGGGGTTCCCGGCGCATGACCTGTATCTGTTCAGGCTGTACTCGTTCACGACGCAGGCCATCATGTGGGCGACGATCGGTATCGGATTCGCCACGGTGATCGGGCGCAAGCCCGTCAACGCCGAGGCGGCCGTCACCGGCTAG